The DNA sequence CCGGACTGCTCGACCAGCCGCAGCGTCGCGGCCATCGTGCCGCCAGTGGCCAGGAGATCGTCGACGACCAGGACCCGCTGGCCGGGGCTGATCGCGTCCTCGTGCATGGCCAGGGCGTCCCGGCCGTACTCGAGCTCGTACTCGACCTCGATGGTCTTGGCCGGCAGCTTGCCGAGCTTCCGCACCGGGACGAAGCCGGCACCCAGCTCGTGGGCCAGCGCACCCCCGAAGATGAAGCCCCGGGACTCGATCGCGACGACGACCTCGACCCGCGCCTGGATGTAGGCGTTGGCGAGCTGGTCGAGGACGTACTTGAACGCCCGGGGGTCCTTCAGGAGGGTGGTGATGTCCTTGAACAGGATCCCCTCCGTCGGGAAATCCTTGATGTCCCGGATCTTGGCCTTCAGCTCGGACACGTCCATGCCGGGTCTCCTTGCGGGCGTGGCAGCGGTGAGCCTTCATGATAGCCCGCCGCGTTGCCGGC is a window from the Candidatus Methylomirabilota bacterium genome containing:
- a CDS encoding adenine phosphoribosyltransferase — protein: MDVSELKAKIRDIKDFPTEGILFKDITTLLKDPRAFKYVLDQLANAYIQARVEVVVAIESRGFIFGGALAHELGAGFVPVRKLGKLPAKTIEVEYELEYGRDALAMHEDAISPGQRVLVVDDLLATGGTMAATLRLVEQSGGVVVGVTFLIELGFLHGRAKLKDYPVHSLIVYD